One segment of Synechococcus sp. MU1617 DNA contains the following:
- a CDS encoding DUF2062 domain-containing protein, with translation MRRLLRLSRLRMRRGVLWLWRQEGTPGQRARGLAAGVFCGCYPFFGLQIFLSVGVASVVRGNHLLAAAGTLVSNPLTYLPLYWFNYLVGCQLLGPGQGGINLSELNRSSLWAQGWEFSQRILLGSTIVGMVLAIASGWIAYRLFLRREARAALSQGS, from the coding sequence ATGCGCCGGTTGCTGCGCCTCAGTCGCCTCCGGATGCGCCGTGGGGTCCTCTGGTTGTGGAGACAGGAAGGAACCCCAGGCCAACGAGCTCGCGGCTTGGCCGCTGGCGTGTTCTGCGGCTGCTACCCCTTCTTCGGGCTGCAGATTTTCCTCAGCGTGGGTGTTGCCAGCGTGGTGCGGGGTAACCACCTGCTCGCCGCCGCAGGAACCCTGGTGAGCAATCCCCTCACCTATCTGCCCCTCTACTGGTTCAACTACTTGGTGGGCTGTCAGCTGCTGGGGCCCGGCCAGGGCGGGATCAACCTTTCAGAGCTGAATCGCAGCAGCCTGTGGGCCCAGGGATGGGAGTTCAGCCAGCGCATCCTGCTGGGCTCCACCATTGTGGGGATGGTGCTGGCGATCGCCAGCGGCTGGATCGCCTACCGCCTGTTTCTGCGGCGTGAAGCCCGTGCAGCCCTCAGCCAAGGCAGCTAA
- a CDS encoding bifunctional (p)ppGpp synthetase/guanosine-3',5'-bis(diphosphate) 3'-pyrophosphohydrolase, which translates to MLNAASTPKEPRTSTGSAKVRCALPEVRRHPVRHPEDYGIALPEWLRECIANVPPGIGQSCPTDAEALLVSAFDFGFQLHEGQFRASGDPYIVHPVAVADLLRDIGASAPVIAAGFLHDVVEDTDVTPDQIELHFGSEVRELVEGVTKLGGIHFNDRTEAQAENLRRMFLAMASDIRVVLVKLADRLHNMRTLGALKEEKRQRIARETREIYAPLANRLGIGRFKWELEDLAFKLLEPEAFREIQEEVATKRSEREQRLGVTVGLLNERLERAGLDHCEVSGRPKHLFGIWSKMQRQQKEFHEIYDVAALRILTPNVESCYRALAVVHDTFRPIPGRFKDYIGLPKPNGYQSLHTAVIGRHRPIEVQIRTLEMHHVAEFGIAAHWKYKEGGSPASSSSDAERFNWLRQLVDWQQEGGNDDHNDYLSSIKEDLFDEEVFVFTPKGDVLGLRKGATAVDFAYRIHSEVGNHCHGARINDRLCPLATPLQNGDFVQVLTSKTAHPSLDWLNFVATPTARNRIRQWYKRSHRDETIERGKDLLERELGRDGFDALLNSEAMQRVAQRCNVPTTEDLLASLGFGDITLQQALNRLREEMRLLAEQQQAPPSNEDVAAALVPSRDASPDRSGGEGAILGLEGLDYRLGGCCSPLPGELIVGTVALGNHGITIHRQDCSNVETIPRERRLPVRWNTTQAEQEKQRFPVQLRIEVIDRVGILKDILLRLSDGAINVSDARVTTAAGKPARIDLRVELEGADQLSRTMDQIRSMADVIGIARVGTS; encoded by the coding sequence ATGCTCAACGCTGCCTCCACACCCAAAGAGCCCCGAACCAGCACGGGTTCGGCCAAGGTGCGCTGCGCGTTGCCCGAAGTACGGCGCCATCCCGTCCGTCATCCGGAGGATTACGGCATCGCTCTGCCTGAGTGGTTGCGGGAGTGCATCGCCAATGTGCCGCCTGGCATTGGCCAGAGCTGCCCCACCGATGCCGAGGCGCTGCTGGTGTCGGCCTTTGATTTCGGCTTTCAGCTCCACGAAGGCCAGTTCCGCGCCAGTGGAGACCCCTACATCGTCCATCCGGTGGCGGTGGCTGATCTGTTGCGGGACATCGGTGCCAGTGCCCCGGTGATCGCTGCTGGGTTCCTCCATGACGTGGTCGAGGACACCGACGTCACCCCCGATCAGATCGAGCTCCACTTCGGTTCCGAGGTACGTGAGCTGGTGGAAGGTGTCACCAAGCTCGGCGGCATCCATTTCAACGACCGCACGGAAGCTCAGGCGGAGAATCTGCGCCGGATGTTCTTGGCGATGGCCAGCGACATCCGTGTGGTGTTGGTGAAGCTGGCGGACCGCTTGCACAACATGCGCACCCTGGGTGCGCTGAAGGAAGAGAAGCGCCAGCGGATCGCCCGTGAAACCCGCGAGATCTATGCCCCCCTCGCCAACCGCCTCGGCATCGGCCGCTTCAAGTGGGAGCTGGAGGATCTGGCCTTCAAATTGCTGGAACCGGAGGCCTTCCGCGAAATTCAGGAGGAGGTGGCCACCAAGCGCAGTGAGCGTGAGCAACGGCTCGGCGTCACCGTGGGGCTGCTGAACGAGCGGCTGGAACGGGCCGGCCTAGACCACTGCGAGGTGAGTGGTCGCCCCAAACATCTGTTTGGCATCTGGAGCAAGATGCAGCGCCAGCAGAAGGAGTTCCACGAGATCTACGACGTGGCGGCGTTGCGGATCCTCACTCCCAATGTTGAGAGCTGCTACCGCGCCCTCGCGGTGGTTCACGACACCTTTCGCCCGATTCCCGGCAGGTTTAAGGACTACATCGGGTTGCCGAAACCCAACGGCTATCAATCCCTGCACACCGCGGTGATCGGTCGACATCGCCCGATCGAAGTGCAGATCCGCACACTTGAGATGCACCATGTGGCCGAATTCGGGATTGCGGCCCACTGGAAATACAAGGAAGGCGGCTCGCCGGCCAGCAGCAGCAGCGATGCGGAGCGGTTCAACTGGCTGCGTCAGCTGGTGGATTGGCAACAGGAAGGCGGCAACGACGATCACAACGACTACCTCTCCTCGATCAAGGAAGACCTGTTTGACGAGGAGGTTTTCGTCTTTACCCCGAAGGGCGATGTGCTCGGTTTGCGCAAGGGGGCAACCGCCGTTGATTTCGCTTATCGCATTCACTCCGAGGTGGGCAATCACTGCCATGGCGCTCGCATCAACGATCGGCTCTGCCCGTTGGCGACACCGCTGCAGAACGGTGATTTCGTTCAGGTGCTCACCAGTAAGACGGCCCACCCCAGCCTGGATTGGCTGAACTTCGTCGCCACGCCGACGGCGCGCAACCGCATCCGCCAGTGGTACAAGCGCAGCCATCGGGACGAAACGATTGAACGGGGCAAGGATCTGCTGGAGCGGGAGCTGGGCCGTGATGGCTTCGATGCCCTGCTGAACAGTGAGGCGATGCAGCGGGTGGCGCAGCGCTGCAATGTGCCCACCACCGAAGACCTGCTGGCGTCACTTGGGTTTGGAGATATCACGCTGCAGCAGGCGCTCAACCGTTTGCGGGAGGAGATGCGTCTGCTGGCGGAACAGCAGCAGGCCCCACCCAGCAATGAAGACGTCGCCGCGGCGCTGGTGCCATCGCGGGATGCGTCTCCGGATCGGTCCGGAGGCGAAGGGGCGATTCTTGGTCTGGAGGGCTTGGATTACCGTCTTGGTGGCTGCTGCAGTCCACTGCCGGGCGAGTTGATCGTGGGCACGGTGGCCCTCGGCAACCACGGCATCACCATTCACCGGCAGGACTGCTCCAACGTGGAGACGATCCCGCGGGAACGGCGGCTTCCCGTGCGCTGGAACACCACCCAAGCCGAACAGGAAAAACAGCGCTTCCCGGTGCAGCTGCGGATCGAGGTGATCGATCGCGTCGGCATCCTCAAAGACATCCTGCTGCGTCTCTCCGATGGCGCCATCAACGTCAGTGATGCTCGGGTGACCACTGCAGCTGGCAAACCCGCCCGCATTGATCTGCGGGTTGAGCTGGAGGGTGCAGATCAGCTCAGCCGCACCATGGACCAGATCCGCTCGATGGCGGATGTGATCGGGATTGCCCGGGTGGGCACGAGTTAG